A region of the Mus caroli chromosome 7, CAROLI_EIJ_v1.1, whole genome shotgun sequence genome:
AAGTTCGAGGTCAACCGCAGCTACAGAGCCTGGCTACAATGAGACCTcctctcaaataaataaaataattaattactaAGTTAAGTCTTAGACACAGCAGCTGGGAATTGGAGCTGAAGTGTTGGGCCCTGGGATTAATCAGAAAAGGGAATAAGACAGTGGGTGGAGGAAGTCACAGGTACTGTGTCTCCTGGAGGCTGTTCAAAGGTACCAGGCAGTTGGTGATGTACTGACCACCCTGTTATCTTCCTAGGGACAACCTTTCTTTGCCGTCATCTGGGACTGAGTCATGGCCTACCTCAGCCACCCCCGGCCTGCCACCCTCGCTCCTGAGCACCCTAAACCCAACCCACCTGGGGCTCCCAGAGCAACTGgcctctgtcactgtccccaTCCGCCTAGACACCCTGTCCTACCTCCTACACAGTGCCCTCCTGGGGACTTACAACCTCCAGCAGTCTTTACCCCCATGCTCCTGCTCTGCCCAGCCAAGCCACATCTGGCCAGACACAGTCAGGAGGCCACCCAGGAGATCGGGCCAGGCCCGTGGAGGCTGGGAAGTTCGACGCAGGCCTTCCCGGGGCTGGGGTAGGGGCAGGGTCCGGGCACAGTCACAAAGGGGCTCTGGAAGAGCTGAAGAGCGGGAGAGGAACATGGCAGGGGAGCCTGGGGCTGGCCCCAGTACCCCAACAGTGACACCACCATCCCAGGATGGGCAGAAGGAAGCTGGAGGACTATCTGAAGACTGGGAGGCAGACTACTAGGACCCTGAAGAGCATCCAGTACCTGGTCACCCAGGGATGTTCCCAGAGCCCAGTGTTCTTAAAACTTCAGAGGTACCCTGAGAAATATCATTCCTAcagtctccccagcccccagactACAATCTCTGAAGGCCTCCTGCAGCCCTAGAAATAAGAAAACTCCGTGCCCAGCCTTACAACATCCCAAACCCAGCTACTTACTATTCCACTTTGTTCTCAGTGCTCTCAAGGCTGCTCCAACCCCATTTCCAGACCAAACCACCCCCCCGCAaagcccttcctctctccattccaCAGTCAGCCCATCTTCACCAACTCCCCACTCACCTTTTGGCCTTCAGTCCAAACCCACTCTCCTCCCTAATTTGccggtttgtttttttgtttgtttgttttgtttgtttgttttagtgctATCCTCCCGGGTGCCAGTCAAACTTGGGAGTAAGTTGTAACTCTAAAGTAAATTGCaatcctcttttatttttatcttgagaAAGAGTCTCAGCAAGtatccaagctggccttgaacttgcgatcctcttgtctcagcttcagagtatctgggattaaaggtctggtCCACAAGGCCTCCAATCATTCccagctttgctttgttttaaaactgGTTATACCAGTCTTGCTCTCTCAGTCAGAGTTAAGATTGGTGTGGACTACTAGCCTGGGCTCACTCCCCACATCCTGGTCCTCTTCTGCAGTTATCATATCTCATGTTCACCTTCACTTAACAACAGTGCTCTgctcaactccagctccagccccagcatctgctgtgtcCTAGCCCTGCCCTGACAAGCCCTTGATCCTACCCTACAAAGAACCCCTTGGCCTGACGTGTCTAGACACCTGTATCCACCCGTGCCattgctgcttcctgtccctCGAGCTGGGAAGCCCAGGTTGGACAATAAAACGGTGTTCTATATACTCTTATCTCTTtgtgtgagttttgttttctgtaaggGTCAGGATACCCAGGGTGGGGACTGGGAATAAAGCCTGGGAAATGGGGAGGGTCACAGACAAGAGGTTGATGGGGCCCCTTTGTCCCCTGCTTCAGCAAATTCCATTGGGGCCTCTGCTGCCACTGTGTTTCTGCCTGCTGGAAACTGCTAGGCCATGCAGTCATTGTGTGGGGAGGCTTAAGGGATTTGAGGGAACCACGAGGCAGAGATGCCAACAACCTGGCTCGGCTCAGTATCCACAGAGGGGCTGTGGCAGAAGGAGGGCTCAGAACAGACTCTGCCACTCAGGTAAGCATCAGCATGAGACCCACAGCCCCCTACCCAAGAAGTCTGGACTCCCAGGCCCTTCTCTCCTGGGAACTTGAATCCTAGCTCCAGCCCTTCCTCGCCAAGAGCCAATAGAGGCTCATGGACATCTTCCTGTCTAGAATGAAAAATACAGACTTCCCGTCCTCTTCCCTTAAA
Encoded here:
- the C7H19orf84 gene encoding uncharacterized protein C19orf84 homolog encodes the protein MDELEDGALSNRDNLSLPSSGTESWPTSATPGLPPSLLSTLNPTHLGLPEQLASVTVPIRLDTLSYLLHSALLGTYNLQQSLPPCSCSAQPSHIWPDTVRRPPRRSGQARGGWEVRRRPSRGWGRGRVRAQSQRGSGRAEERERNMAGEPGAGPSTPTVTPPSQDGQKEAGGLSEDWEADY